TTACAAGCCTACTCCGGTGTTAGGAAAAAGTTATTTTCCTAACTACACAATGAACATTCTTAGATAGAAGTGACTTATTGAGGGTGTCATATTTGTGCATGAAAAGTATTCAAATGTGTGATATATCAATTATGAGCAAGGGTTATTATAAATAGCTGACTACATCCTCCACACATTACCACCACAGATTATGTGACAACCATTCATTTTCCCATTTAGATCATCTTGACAAACATAAGAGGTATCATTGAAAGTGAAACTATCACCCTGTGCCAGGAAGTGAATCATCAAAGCATCAGGTGGTATGCATCAAACTTAGCTAAAGAAGCAACATAAACTAAAAAAGTCATGAAAATACAAGAGGAAGGATATCACAGCAGATATTGCTAGAATTTTGGCGAACAACATAAAAGATTCTTAACACTTGGAATGAAAACAGTTTGCCAATCAAGTCACCTTGCAAGGCATCCATAGCAGTGGCAGCATGCGCTGGACtcacaaaatcaacaaaacagAGTACCAAAGGATCACCTCCAGACTGCAATTACCATAACCAGCACATTAATGAGGAAATAATACCCAATGATCAGGCTATTGtagagtaaaaaaaatattaaacattgATTAACAAATGAAACAAGATGGGAAATTTACATGTCTTGATTCCTTGGTCACAAGTCTCACTTCTTTATATCCCACAAAAGGACGAAATATATCTGCAACCCAAGTTAAGGTACAAAGCTGCAAGCTTGAAATATAAAGCAATAAAAGAATCAAGTCAGTTATGAAAGGATACGAGAAACCTCCCTTCTTGTACAGTTTGCAGGCAGGCCCTCCACAAAAAGTGTGCTGCTAGCATCTGGAGGTAGGGGAAGCTCAGACCTGCCACTTCCCATTCCTAAGGGACGAGCTTTTGATGTCCCCATTGGATCTTGGGCCCCGATATCAATCATGCGTGGGTCCTCTATAGGACGACTACTTAGTCCAGTGCTCAAAGGTCTAGCAGAATCTCCCCCACCATACGATGAAAGTTGCTGGCATATCAAACCATAGCCTCAGAACTAAAGAACAACTATTGGTACTcaacttaaaaatgaattaccctttttttttaattttttgacaaGTAGAACACGAGTGAATTATATTTACCGCGCCACGTAAATAACGATCATAAGATGCTCCAATGGCATCTGTATCTCTAATTACACGGTGTGTTCCTGCCCTTTCATCTCCATGAGTATAGTAGCCAGGCAACTCATTACCACCAGGAAGATCTGCAATGTCacagaaaaatcaaaaaaaaaaaaaattggagagttgaagaaagaaagaaacagaaagAAGCAAGATACATAACCATATAATgtaaatcaaaattcaattcTGCAAAGGTCCAAACATCAGAAACTGAGGAGCGTCTTTAAATACTTTCCTTAATTGCACCACCACttcaaagaaaaagacaaaaaaagtatctttgttatattatattactgCCTCCATATAGCTCACTGAATTTTTTAGCAGCCAAATACTAATAGCCATAACTAATGACTCCTAATCAGTAATCAGCTTGTTGAAATTCCTGACAATGAATGGATGAGTATTCCCATTAGAAACTAATACCCTCAATGTCTTCCCCCAAATCTAATTGAATTTCGTCATGCTTTTGTTAAGTCAATCACTCACGTAatacaagcatatatatatatatatatatataaagagagagagagagaccgtTATAGTATTAATACTGAACTGTACCACATATAttattagaataaattaataatacacATTGTTGTCAAATCAATAAACATATCGTAAATTGGAAGATCAATTTCCGAACTGTGAATTGAATCATCATAAGATACAATAACAATTTGATAAAGAACCTAGAAAATATATACTCTAAAAGATGTTTATACCCATAACA
This genomic stretch from Diospyros lotus cultivar Yz01 chromosome 1, ASM1463336v1, whole genome shotgun sequence harbors:
- the LOC127813222 gene encoding RNA-binding protein 1-like, whose protein sequence is MADAYWRYAESRQQPPPALHSLVGKRPRAEYDLPGGNELPGYYTHGDERAGTHRVIRDTDAIGASYDRYLRGAQLSSYGGGDSARPLSTGLSSRPIEDPRMIDIGAQDPMGTSKARPLGMGSGRSELPLPPDASSTLFVEGLPANCTRREVSHIFRPFVGYKEVRLVTKESRHSGGDPLVLCFVDFVSPAHAATAMDALQGYKFDEHDRDSASLRLQFARYPGARSGGGHRGKR